One Arthrobacter sp. StoSoilB19 DNA window includes the following coding sequences:
- a CDS encoding beta-propeller fold lactonase family protein — protein MALIGTILAALMLAGSIPATAAATVTSTIPVGSSPRDAAFTPDGSKAYVTNWEAGTVSVIDVASGTVASTIPVGPSPLGVAVAPDGSIVYVTSGDSDMVSVIDVASGTVASAIPVGAAPFAVAFAPDGATAYVTSGGSGSGTVSVIDVASGTVASTIPVGPLPNAVAFAPDGSKAYVTNGQDSNMVSVIDVASGTWTSTIPVGSSPTGVAFTPDGSKAYVANNEGDSVSVIDVASAAVTSTIPVGFAPDSVAIAPDGSAAYVTNSAADTVSVIDVASGAVTSSITVGTHPTGVAVSPDGSAAYVVNTSSNTVSVITVDAAPLVFTAATPPTKANTRSAYSYTFAATGAPAPTFHVSSGALPAGLGLDAATGVLSGTPAKAGKFTFRVTAANGVSPHAVTDRITITVTKAKAR, from the coding sequence GTGGCACTCATCGGGACGATCCTGGCGGCCCTCATGCTGGCGGGCAGTATCCCGGCAACCGCTGCGGCCACGGTGACCTCCACCATTCCGGTCGGCTCAAGCCCCAGGGACGCCGCGTTCACCCCGGACGGATCGAAAGCCTACGTCACCAACTGGGAAGCCGGCACGGTGTCGGTCATTGATGTCGCGTCGGGCACGGTGGCTTCCACGATCCCGGTCGGGCCGTCTCCGCTGGGTGTTGCGGTGGCCCCGGACGGGTCGATTGTTTACGTCACCAGCGGGGATTCCGACATGGTGTCGGTCATCGATGTCGCGTCGGGCACGGTGGCTTCCGCGATCCCGGTCGGGGCGGCTCCGTTCGCCGTTGCGTTTGCCCCCGACGGGGCGACGGCCTATGTCACCAGCGGCGGCAGCGGTTCAGGCACGGTGTCGGTCATCGATGTGGCCTCGGGCACGGTGGCTTCCACGATCCCGGTGGGGCCGCTTCCGAATGCCGTCGCGTTCGCCCCGGACGGGTCCAAGGCCTACGTCACCAACGGGCAGGACTCCAACATGGTGTCGGTCATTGATGTCGCCTCGGGCACGTGGACCTCCACGATCCCGGTCGGGTCATCTCCCACGGGCGTGGCGTTCACCCCGGACGGGTCAAAAGCCTACGTCGCCAACAACGAGGGCGACTCCGTATCGGTCATCGACGTTGCGTCGGCCGCGGTGACCTCCACCATCCCGGTCGGGTTTGCCCCGGACAGCGTTGCCATTGCCCCGGACGGGTCGGCGGCCTACGTCACCAACTCCGCGGCCGACACGGTGTCGGTCATCGACGTCGCGTCCGGCGCGGTGACCTCCAGCATCACGGTCGGGACGCATCCGACCGGTGTTGCGGTCTCCCCGGACGGGTCGGCCGCCTACGTCGTCAACACCTCGTCCAACACGGTGTCGGTCATCACCGTGGACGCAGCACCCCTGGTGTTCACCGCGGCCACACCGCCCACCAAGGCGAACACGCGGAGCGCCTACAGCTACACGTTCGCCGCCACGGGTGCCCCGGCCCCGACGTTCCATGTGTCCTCCGGTGCACTGCCTGCAGGCCTGGGCCTGGACGCCGCCACGGGTGTCCTGTCCGGAACCCCGGCCAAGGCCGGCAAGTTCACGTTCAGGGTCACGGCCGCCAACGGGGTCAGCCCCCATGCGGTCACGGACCGCATCACAATCACCGTGACCAAGGCGAAGGCCCGCTGA
- a CDS encoding S8 family serine peptidase, with the protein MKKLVLASFAALLLVIGSFLGGVVPGNAAADPAITGGQILVKFRDNAAAAGALRSHGLTDGPDVGSTGAHLITVPAGKELQLVEALGRNPAVEYAEPDYVVTPASDDTYFPSQYALQNTGQSFTNTAGTVTVPAGKPDADVDAVEAWTVTTGTGIRVAVLDSGVAMDNPDINPKVVARTNFTTSRSNDDNYGHGTHVAGIVAATANNGMGVAGVCPGCSILAGKILSDTGMGSSSGLANGINWAVKNGAKVINMSLAVGASTTLETAVNNAWNAGVVLVAAAGNGGNTSMNYPAAYANVIAVGATDNNDTKATFSTYGTWVDVAAPGVSVYSTFPNHRFTLAREYNRSQGYDIGSGTSMSSPVVAAVAALARSANPGGTTSDIRAKVESTTDAVGDIGKDWAHGRVNACRAVGALGC; encoded by the coding sequence ATGAAAAAGCTTGTGCTGGCGAGCTTCGCCGCCCTTCTCCTGGTTATTGGCTCCTTTCTGGGCGGTGTGGTCCCCGGCAATGCCGCGGCCGACCCTGCCATCACTGGAGGGCAGATCCTGGTCAAGTTCCGCGACAATGCCGCCGCCGCGGGCGCCCTTAGATCGCACGGGCTGACCGACGGGCCCGACGTCGGCAGCACCGGCGCGCACCTGATCACCGTGCCGGCAGGGAAGGAGCTGCAGCTGGTCGAAGCGCTGGGCCGGAACCCCGCCGTGGAGTACGCCGAACCGGACTATGTGGTCACTCCGGCTTCGGACGACACCTACTTCCCCAGCCAGTACGCGCTGCAGAACACAGGCCAGTCGTTCACGAATACCGCCGGTACGGTGACCGTTCCCGCGGGCAAACCTGACGCCGACGTGGACGCCGTCGAGGCCTGGACCGTCACCACCGGCACCGGGATCCGGGTGGCTGTCCTCGACTCCGGCGTCGCGATGGACAACCCCGACATCAACCCGAAGGTCGTGGCGCGGACCAACTTCACCACGTCCAGGAGCAACGACGACAACTACGGCCATGGAACCCACGTCGCCGGAATCGTTGCCGCCACCGCCAACAACGGCATGGGTGTGGCCGGCGTGTGCCCGGGATGCAGCATCCTGGCCGGGAAAATCCTCAGCGACACGGGGATGGGATCAAGCTCAGGCCTGGCGAACGGCATCAACTGGGCCGTCAAGAACGGCGCGAAGGTCATCAACATGAGCCTGGCGGTCGGCGCGTCAACCACCCTGGAAACTGCGGTCAATAATGCCTGGAACGCGGGTGTGGTGCTGGTTGCTGCGGCCGGCAACGGTGGGAACACCTCCATGAATTACCCGGCCGCGTACGCCAATGTCATTGCCGTGGGCGCAACCGACAACAACGACACGAAGGCGACATTCTCCACCTATGGCACGTGGGTGGACGTGGCGGCGCCGGGGGTCAGCGTTTACTCCACCTTCCCCAACCACCGGTTTACCCTCGCCAGGGAGTACAACCGTTCCCAGGGGTATGACATCGGCAGCGGCACCTCGATGTCCTCGCCTGTTGTCGCCGCGGTGGCCGCGCTCGCCCGCAGTGCCAACCCCGGCGGCACCACCTCGGACATCCGCGCCAAGGTCGAATCCACCACCGACGCGGTTGGCGACATCGGGAAGGACTGGGCCCATGGCCGGGTTAACGCCTGCAGAGCGGTCGGGGCGCTAGGTTGTTGA
- a CDS encoding class I SAM-dependent methyltransferase: protein MIVPDISQNAVAVADHYDELDPIYRRVWGEHVHHGLWVTGHETPGEAVEALVDTVGDRLGLLPGQACIDIGCGYGSTARRLAVTRGVRVTGFTLSAEQARYAAAHPVPDVDIQVRDWLANGLADASADAAWAIESSEHMVDKPRFFAEAHRVLSPGGRFVICAWLAETDASGWKVRHLLEQICREGRLPSMGTREEYEAMARAAGFTVTGYEDVSSRVARTWPICAGRLVKLLLTDRETRRLALSARNRNSFLGIPRLILAYRTGAMRYGIFTLAKAAESGP, encoded by the coding sequence GTGATCGTCCCCGATATTTCCCAGAACGCCGTGGCGGTGGCGGATCACTACGACGAGCTCGATCCCATCTATCGCCGGGTGTGGGGGGAGCATGTCCATCACGGCCTCTGGGTGACCGGCCATGAGACACCCGGCGAGGCCGTCGAGGCGCTGGTTGATACAGTTGGCGACCGGCTGGGGCTTCTGCCCGGGCAGGCGTGCATCGACATCGGCTGCGGTTACGGCTCCACAGCGAGGCGGCTCGCAGTGACACGAGGTGTCCGGGTCACCGGCTTCACGCTGTCCGCTGAGCAGGCCCGCTACGCCGCTGCGCATCCCGTACCGGACGTGGACATCCAGGTCCGCGACTGGCTCGCCAACGGGCTTGCTGACGCTTCGGCCGACGCGGCCTGGGCAATCGAGTCGAGCGAGCACATGGTCGATAAACCCAGGTTCTTCGCCGAGGCACACCGCGTGCTGTCACCCGGCGGCCGCTTCGTCATCTGCGCGTGGCTCGCCGAGACCGATGCCAGCGGGTGGAAGGTCCGCCACCTGCTGGAGCAGATCTGCCGCGAAGGGCGCCTGCCGTCGATGGGCACGCGCGAGGAGTACGAGGCGATGGCAAGGGCGGCGGGCTTTACGGTCACCGGCTATGAGGATGTCAGCAGCCGCGTCGCCCGGACCTGGCCGATCTGCGCCGGCCGGCTCGTGAAGTTGCTGCTCACCGACCGCGAAACGCGGCGTCTCGCCCTGAGCGCACGAAACCGCAACTCGTTTCTGGGCATTCCCCGCCTGATCCTGGCCTACCGCACCGGTGCGATGCGATATGGCATATTCACGCTCGCCAAGGCTGCGGAGAGCGGGCCGTAG
- a CDS encoding HNH endonuclease produces the protein MPELSRIYWTRQGLRLAYSAVMVWLAVAVMSALMSKAAPAAGAGASSAAGVLRSLFDGVVAAVTVPGVAAVVLGIAAAIITSRDLRRRDPVRRFTRQQRREGMARAGGLCELEAGFGRRCGRPAEHGDHFYPWSKGGSTSLQNFVAACARCNRAKRAHIPSPGQQRRMERRRREYLPPSSSVSVGERQPLP, from the coding sequence ATGCCGGAACTCAGCCGCATCTATTGGACCCGGCAGGGGCTTCGCCTGGCGTATTCAGCGGTGATGGTATGGCTCGCTGTCGCGGTGATGTCAGCGCTCATGTCGAAGGCAGCTCCGGCTGCGGGAGCGGGAGCGTCCTCCGCCGCCGGGGTGTTGCGCAGCCTGTTCGACGGCGTCGTCGCCGCAGTCACTGTCCCCGGCGTGGCCGCCGTCGTTCTTGGCATTGCGGCCGCCATCATCACCAGCCGGGACCTACGACGCCGGGATCCCGTGCGGCGCTTCACCCGCCAGCAGCGCCGCGAAGGGATGGCCCGCGCTGGCGGGCTATGCGAGCTGGAAGCCGGGTTTGGGCGTCGCTGCGGCCGCCCGGCCGAGCACGGCGACCACTTTTACCCGTGGTCCAAGGGCGGTTCCACCAGTCTGCAGAACTTCGTGGCAGCCTGCGCCAGGTGCAACCGGGCCAAGCGTGCGCATATTCCGTCTCCGGGCCAGCAGCGGCGGATGGAACGACGACGGCGTGAGTACCTGCCGCCGTCGTCCTCCGTCAGCGTGGGCGAACGGCAGCCGCTGCCCTGA
- a CDS encoding SRPBCC family protein, giving the protein MNESSILQHQESVTVKASAETLYDLVSDITRTGEWSPVCTSCWWDDQESAGQPGAWFTGHNELPNRTWETRSQVVAAERGREFAWVVGGRFVRWGFTLTPAADGTVLSESWEFLPEGIAMFKEKYGEVADAQIADRTQQAMDGIPTTLAAIKRIAESIESHEEVRS; this is encoded by the coding sequence ATGAATGAGAGCAGCATCCTCCAGCACCAGGAATCTGTCACCGTCAAGGCATCAGCCGAGACCCTCTACGACCTGGTTTCCGACATCACCCGCACGGGCGAGTGGAGCCCGGTCTGCACGTCGTGCTGGTGGGACGACCAGGAAAGCGCGGGCCAACCCGGCGCCTGGTTCACCGGGCATAACGAGCTCCCGAACCGGACCTGGGAGACCCGCTCGCAGGTGGTGGCTGCCGAACGCGGCCGCGAGTTCGCCTGGGTGGTGGGCGGCAGGTTCGTCCGCTGGGGCTTCACCCTCACCCCGGCAGCAGACGGAACCGTCCTGAGCGAGTCGTGGGAATTCCTGCCGGAGGGAATAGCCATGTTCAAGGAGAAGTACGGTGAGGTGGCTGACGCCCAGATCGCCGACCGCACCCAGCAGGCCATGGACGGCATTCCGACAACGCTCGCGGCTATCAAGCGGATTGCGGAGTCCATCGAGTCACACGAGGAAGTCAGGTCCTAG
- a CDS encoding YciI-like protein, whose protein sequence is MHAVLEYTYEDNYLQTREQYRSDHLKAGWEAVERGELLLGGAVGDGPFTGLLIFTGENALEAAKAFAAADPYVKAGVVTSWTARPWTTVLGKEAAAPVRP, encoded by the coding sequence ATGCACGCCGTGCTCGAATACACCTACGAGGACAACTACCTTCAGACCCGCGAACAATACCGTTCAGACCACCTCAAGGCGGGCTGGGAAGCAGTGGAACGCGGCGAGCTTCTGCTGGGCGGGGCCGTTGGTGACGGACCCTTCACCGGGTTGCTGATCTTCACCGGCGAGAACGCACTCGAGGCGGCAAAGGCCTTTGCAGCCGCCGATCCCTACGTCAAAGCTGGCGTCGTGACGTCCTGGACCGCCCGCCCCTGGACAACGGTGCTCGGGAAAGAGGCGGCCGCGCCCGTCCGGCCATGA
- a CDS encoding ArgE/DapE family deacylase has protein sequence MLSDDQTLRILEAVDAAFDAQLTFTQDLVKHPSLRTREGSAQDLMHAAMAGRGLEMDRWELDADDLSAHEGYGPTTVSYAGMTNVVGTYRPASEQGRSLILNGHIDVVPEGPSESWSRYPWDAPIIDGWMYGRGAGDMKAGLAANLFAFDAVRAAGFEPAGRIHFQSVVEEECTGNGSLSALMRGYRADAVIIPEPEEDMLVRANVGVLWFRVRVTGNPTHPREMGTGFNAIDAAYTAISALREVEEKWNADRGQHRYFEDLEHPINFNFGGIQGGDWPSSVPAWCEFDVRAAIYPGIPAEQAWAELQDCLASLGGGPAPINAVGVKTGFFSEGYVLEPGSAAEAMLERTHEQVYGSELKSFTTPGYLDGRVFTLYADTPALVYGPVSESIHGFDERVSVESIRRITKSIALFIAGWCGIHEQPGVHSEP, from the coding sequence TTGCTCAGTGACGACCAAACACTCCGCATCCTGGAGGCCGTCGACGCCGCCTTCGATGCCCAGCTGACCTTCACCCAGGACCTGGTCAAGCACCCGTCGCTGCGCACCCGGGAGGGCAGCGCCCAGGACCTGATGCATGCGGCCATGGCAGGCCGTGGCCTGGAGATGGACCGGTGGGAGCTGGACGCCGATGACCTGTCCGCCCATGAGGGCTACGGGCCCACAACGGTTTCCTATGCGGGCATGACTAACGTGGTGGGCACGTACCGTCCAGCCTCCGAGCAGGGCCGATCCCTTATCCTTAACGGCCACATCGACGTCGTCCCCGAGGGTCCGTCCGAGTCCTGGTCCCGCTACCCTTGGGACGCCCCCATCATCGACGGATGGATGTATGGCCGCGGCGCCGGAGACATGAAAGCAGGTCTCGCAGCCAACCTCTTCGCCTTCGACGCCGTCCGCGCGGCGGGGTTCGAGCCCGCCGGCCGCATTCACTTCCAGTCCGTCGTCGAGGAGGAATGCACAGGCAACGGCTCCCTGTCCGCCCTGATGCGCGGCTATCGTGCCGACGCCGTCATCATCCCCGAACCAGAAGAAGACATGCTGGTGCGCGCCAACGTCGGCGTGCTCTGGTTCAGGGTCAGGGTCACCGGGAATCCGACCCATCCCCGTGAGATGGGCACCGGCTTCAACGCCATCGACGCAGCGTATACGGCAATCTCTGCGCTGCGGGAGGTCGAAGAGAAGTGGAATGCGGACCGCGGACAGCACCGCTACTTCGAAGACCTGGAGCACCCCATCAACTTCAACTTCGGCGGCATCCAGGGCGGGGACTGGCCCTCCAGCGTCCCGGCCTGGTGCGAGTTCGACGTGCGCGCGGCAATATATCCCGGCATCCCCGCGGAGCAGGCATGGGCTGAACTTCAGGACTGCCTTGCCTCCCTGGGCGGTGGGCCTGCTCCGATCAATGCGGTGGGCGTGAAGACAGGTTTCTTCTCCGAGGGCTATGTGCTGGAGCCCGGGAGTGCAGCGGAGGCCATGCTGGAGCGCACCCATGAGCAGGTGTACGGCAGTGAACTGAAAAGCTTCACCACGCCGGGCTACCTCGACGGCCGGGTCTTCACGCTCTATGCCGATACGCCGGCGCTGGTCTACGGCCCCGTTTCAGAGTCGATCCACGGGTTCGACGAGCGGGTCTCGGTCGAATCCATTCGCCGGATCACCAAGAGCATCGCCCTGTTCATCGCCGGCTGGTGCGGCATCCACGAACAGCCCGGGGTCCATTCGGAGCCCTGA
- a CDS encoding MFS transporter, with amino-acid sequence MTTSNSLSPAAGAPPVISGKDAGKIARAAFVGTALEWYDYYLFGTAAALVFNRLFFTNMDPTAALLASFATFGVGFAARPIGAMIFGYIGDRYGRRPALLMTIVMIGAATAFIGLLPDFGSIGLAAPILLAVLRLVQGLAVGGEWGGAVTMAVEHAPVEKRGRYAALVQVGSPVATLLASGAFSLVLLFPSEAFDAWGWRIPFLLAFPMLGIALWIRLKVEESPIFKDLLAQGETSKVPAFEVFRHASGRLLVAVLAALLGVGGFYMITTFAVSYGSNTLKVDRNVMVNATLVAAVAQIGVTFLMGRLAEKIGPGKVTMWGGIVSAVAAFPLFAMIDTKSPLLITLAITVGIMLIAVAYAVNGALLTELFPPKLRYSGVALGYNIAGATSGFMPLLATAMLGVSGNQSWGAALILAIISLLTAVGGFFGERLRVQDKKLVAGS; translated from the coding sequence GTGACCACCTCAAATTCACTTTCCCCCGCCGCAGGTGCTCCTCCGGTGATCTCCGGCAAGGACGCAGGAAAGATTGCCCGTGCCGCCTTCGTCGGGACCGCGCTGGAGTGGTACGACTACTACCTCTTCGGCACGGCTGCGGCGCTGGTCTTCAACCGGCTGTTCTTCACCAATATGGACCCCACCGCGGCGCTGCTGGCCTCCTTTGCCACGTTCGGCGTCGGCTTCGCAGCCCGTCCGATCGGGGCCATGATATTTGGCTACATCGGCGACCGTTACGGACGCCGGCCCGCGCTGCTGATGACCATCGTCATGATCGGCGCGGCCACGGCCTTCATCGGCCTGTTGCCCGATTTCGGCAGCATCGGCCTGGCGGCGCCCATCCTGCTCGCCGTCTTGCGGCTGGTCCAGGGCCTGGCTGTCGGCGGTGAATGGGGCGGTGCGGTAACCATGGCCGTCGAGCATGCCCCCGTTGAAAAGCGGGGCCGGTACGCCGCCTTGGTACAGGTCGGTTCGCCGGTGGCTACGCTGCTGGCCTCGGGCGCCTTCTCGCTCGTCCTCCTATTCCCGTCGGAAGCTTTTGACGCCTGGGGCTGGCGGATTCCATTCCTGCTGGCTTTCCCCATGCTCGGCATCGCGCTCTGGATCCGCCTCAAGGTGGAAGAATCCCCCATCTTCAAGGATCTGCTCGCCCAGGGTGAAACGTCCAAGGTTCCGGCGTTCGAGGTCTTCCGCCACGCCTCCGGCCGCTTGCTCGTGGCCGTACTCGCGGCCCTCCTCGGCGTGGGTGGCTTCTACATGATCACCACCTTCGCGGTGAGCTACGGTTCCAACACCCTGAAGGTGGACCGGAACGTCATGGTCAACGCAACACTGGTTGCCGCCGTGGCCCAGATCGGAGTCACGTTCCTCATGGGCCGGCTCGCAGAGAAGATCGGGCCGGGCAAGGTCACCATGTGGGGCGGTATCGTCAGCGCCGTCGCCGCTTTCCCCCTCTTCGCCATGATTGACACGAAATCCCCACTGCTGATTACGCTGGCAATCACCGTCGGGATCATGCTTATAGCGGTGGCGTACGCCGTCAATGGTGCCCTGCTGACCGAGCTGTTCCCGCCGAAGCTGCGCTACTCCGGTGTGGCCCTGGGCTATAACATCGCAGGTGCCACCAGTGGATTCATGCCCTTGCTGGCCACGGCCATGCTGGGCGTCTCCGGTAACCAGTCGTGGGGTGCGGCCCTGATCCTGGCGATCATCTCCCTGCTCACCGCCGTCGGCGGGTTCTTCGGCGAGCGCCTGCGGGTCCAGGACAAGAAGCTTGTCGCCGGCAGCTAG
- a CDS encoding helix-turn-helix domain-containing protein — protein sequence MTANDGDDARSYGTTAREFRPGRPTEPEWTELLESLWKDRSLLVDDFLERFSSISYGEAVVPKEDIYWTAADTMDMFLYQMAGLELPPDLQTLPREVAARRARQGVPLDAFLVAIRNDFRVLWKGLERVARDKGIGVLVANMDRVLDAVEGYVTSIQQAYAEEEARLARNKQLYRQRLLSRLFNAGPGTPREVQDLAAALEVQATGTFEVLAVTLDAVSQAQQQFESDHSIYMYENSGVLYVFRQQRKGLTWRHEPPDFPAGYVPGVEGLDAVPSAAASALVLAQQKRRGTRLATMEDAWMGIASGLLEQKFPGFSTSIKNALDKCTPVERQRLLEVARSYGRTGSIKETSEELFCHRNTVVNRLHSLHEAIGLDLTVPGEAARALIALSRYSEFTD from the coding sequence ATGACAGCAAATGATGGTGACGATGCGCGATCCTACGGTACGACCGCCAGGGAGTTCCGTCCCGGCCGTCCCACCGAGCCGGAATGGACCGAGTTGCTGGAGAGTCTTTGGAAGGATCGATCCCTGCTGGTGGACGACTTCCTGGAGCGTTTTTCCTCCATTTCCTATGGTGAAGCAGTGGTTCCCAAGGAGGACATCTACTGGACCGCAGCGGACACCATGGACATGTTCCTCTATCAGATGGCCGGGTTGGAGCTCCCCCCGGACCTGCAGACGCTTCCCCGCGAGGTGGCCGCCCGGCGCGCCCGCCAGGGCGTTCCCCTCGACGCGTTCCTGGTAGCCATCCGCAATGACTTCCGTGTTCTCTGGAAGGGGCTGGAACGGGTCGCGCGGGACAAGGGGATCGGTGTCCTGGTGGCCAACATGGACCGGGTCCTGGACGCCGTCGAAGGCTACGTGACCAGCATCCAACAGGCCTATGCCGAGGAAGAGGCGCGCCTGGCCCGCAACAAGCAGTTGTACCGCCAGCGCCTGCTTTCCCGGCTGTTCAATGCCGGACCTGGCACCCCACGTGAAGTCCAGGACCTTGCAGCGGCCCTCGAAGTGCAGGCCACCGGGACCTTCGAAGTGCTCGCAGTGACCTTGGACGCCGTATCCCAGGCCCAGCAGCAGTTCGAGTCCGACCACAGCATCTATATGTACGAGAACAGCGGAGTCCTGTATGTCTTCCGGCAGCAGCGGAAGGGGCTGACCTGGCGTCACGAACCGCCGGACTTTCCTGCCGGGTACGTACCGGGAGTGGAGGGACTGGATGCCGTTCCCTCCGCTGCGGCTTCGGCACTTGTGCTGGCACAGCAGAAGCGCCGCGGCACCCGGCTGGCTACGATGGAGGACGCATGGATGGGAATCGCCAGCGGCCTCCTGGAGCAGAAGTTTCCCGGCTTTTCCACCTCCATAAAGAACGCTCTGGACAAGTGCACGCCCGTCGAACGGCAACGCCTGCTGGAGGTGGCACGCAGCTATGGGCGGACCGGATCCATCAAAGAAACGTCGGAGGAGCTGTTCTGCCACCGCAACACCGTAGTGAACCGCCTCCACAGCCTTCACGAGGCGATCGGCCTTGACCTCACAGTGCCGGGCGAGGCCGCGCGGGCACTCATCGCCCTCAGCCGCTACAGCGAGTTCACCGACTAG
- a CDS encoding amidohydrolase — MPFDLLIRNARILTQDASRPTATSLLIHDGRILDVDPDASLCGHALWTIDAAGTTIVPGFNDVHAHSVWFGLGLMEANAGAAANLDGLYQIIAEAAAEMAPGEWVVASGYSPLLLGGQQPDRDRLDAAAGGRPVWIKHSSGHACTLNGVALELVAAQADISAPIEGGAVVMGEDGLPTGLLEENAMRLVQDILLPYPLETIERALDLATSHYLSEGITSVTDAGIAGGWIGYSPREFAAYQNARDKGMLSVRMQPMLVMDALHDVPGHADDPASISLDAGIRTGLGDDWLRLGPVKIFSDGSLLGSTAYMTEDYVGCTHNHGYLQMDADQLRESALSAYRAGWAIAMHAIGDHAIDHAIDIITEAQEKFGSNAQPNRIEHGGVVRPDQLDQIARAGIVLVPQPHFITEFGDGMARLLGPKRTSWSYPAKSLLKRGVTLPGSSDRPVSNGRPLDVMQSFVERLTPSGDVYGPAERITAAEALAAYTTGSAAATGTGHIKGRLAPGYLADLVFLDQDPTAVDPSNISATRVLATMVGGQIRFGEENLPAPVRATDLEAALTGKETP, encoded by the coding sequence ATGCCCTTCGATCTCCTGATTCGCAATGCACGCATACTGACCCAGGATGCCTCCCGCCCCACCGCGACAAGCCTGCTCATTCACGACGGCAGAATCCTCGATGTGGATCCCGACGCCAGCCTTTGCGGCCACGCCCTCTGGACCATTGATGCCGCCGGAACCACGATTGTCCCTGGGTTCAATGACGTCCACGCGCACAGCGTCTGGTTCGGTCTGGGGCTCATGGAGGCCAACGCAGGGGCAGCGGCAAATCTGGACGGGCTGTACCAGATCATCGCCGAGGCCGCCGCCGAAATGGCCCCGGGGGAGTGGGTTGTGGCATCCGGCTACAGTCCGCTGCTGCTTGGCGGCCAGCAACCGGACAGGGACCGGTTGGATGCGGCGGCCGGGGGACGTCCAGTGTGGATCAAACACTCCTCCGGCCACGCCTGCACGCTCAACGGCGTAGCACTGGAGCTCGTAGCCGCCCAGGCCGATATCAGTGCACCGATCGAAGGCGGAGCCGTCGTCATGGGCGAAGATGGCCTGCCGACGGGGCTGCTGGAGGAAAACGCCATGCGCTTGGTGCAGGACATCCTGCTGCCGTATCCGCTGGAGACCATTGAACGCGCACTGGATCTGGCCACGTCACACTACCTCTCCGAAGGAATTACCAGCGTCACGGATGCGGGCATCGCCGGTGGCTGGATCGGCTATTCGCCGCGGGAGTTCGCCGCGTACCAGAATGCCCGCGACAAGGGGATGCTGAGCGTCAGGATGCAGCCAATGCTGGTTATGGATGCCCTCCACGATGTGCCCGGCCACGCCGATGACCCGGCCTCCATAAGCCTCGACGCCGGAATCCGCACCGGCCTGGGCGACGATTGGCTGCGCCTGGGACCAGTGAAGATCTTCAGCGACGGTTCGCTCCTTGGCAGTACCGCCTACATGACCGAGGACTATGTCGGCTGCACCCACAACCACGGCTACCTGCAAATGGACGCGGACCAGCTGCGCGAGTCGGCGCTCAGCGCCTACCGGGCGGGCTGGGCGATTGCGATGCATGCCATCGGTGACCACGCGATCGATCACGCCATTGACATCATCACTGAGGCACAGGAAAAGTTCGGTTCCAACGCGCAGCCCAACCGGATCGAGCACGGCGGCGTGGTCCGCCCCGATCAGCTTGACCAGATAGCCCGGGCCGGCATCGTGCTGGTCCCGCAGCCGCACTTCATCACCGAGTTTGGAGACGGTATGGCCCGCCTGCTGGGCCCCAAACGCACCTCGTGGTCCTATCCCGCCAAAAGCCTGCTGAAGCGAGGAGTTACACTGCCGGGAAGTTCAGACCGCCCCGTCTCCAACGGCCGGCCCCTGGATGTCATGCAGTCGTTCGTGGAGCGGCTGACTCCTTCAGGCGACGTGTACGGCCCGGCCGAAAGGATCACCGCGGCCGAAGCGCTGGCAGCCTACACCACGGGATCGGCCGCCGCCACGGGAACCGGGCACATCAAGGGCCGCTTGGCACCGGGGTACCTGGCGGACCTCGTGTTCCTGGACCAGGACCCCACCGCCGTGGACCCCTCAAACATCTCAGCCACCCGCGTGCTCGCCACCATGGTGGGCGGGCAAATCCGTTTCGGCGAGGAAAATCTGCCGGCGCCGGTCCGCGCCACAGACCTTGAGGCAGCATTGACAGGGAAGGAAACCCCATGA